The Streptomyces sp. NBC_00162 genome window below encodes:
- a CDS encoding DsbA family protein has protein sequence MSSRNSHANKAAARERLRAEREAQAKKDKVRRQLVVAGAVVAVLALAGGVGYAIVQANQPGHWEKAAKAELVKPKNTEGEDGTTVVIGKAEAKKTLELYEDSRCPACAQFEQAAGEQVKKDVDAGKYKIQYFGATFIDNMAKGEGSKNALSALGAALNVSPEAFLQYKNALYSKDLHPEETVDSFAKDDYLLKVADTVPALKGNAEFKKAVEGGTYDRWAMEMSKAFDASGVKGTPTLKMDGKKIDTPQTAEAFTAAIDKALQGS, from the coding sequence ATGAGTTCACGCAACAGCCACGCCAACAAGGCCGCCGCCCGCGAGCGGCTGCGCGCCGAGCGCGAGGCACAGGCGAAGAAGGACAAGGTGCGCCGCCAGCTCGTCGTGGCCGGCGCGGTCGTCGCCGTACTGGCCCTGGCCGGCGGCGTCGGCTACGCGATCGTGCAGGCCAACCAGCCCGGCCACTGGGAGAAGGCCGCCAAGGCCGAGCTGGTCAAGCCCAAGAACACCGAGGGCGAGGACGGCACCACGGTCGTCATCGGCAAGGCCGAGGCGAAGAAGACCCTGGAGCTCTACGAGGACTCGCGCTGCCCCGCTTGCGCCCAGTTCGAGCAGGCGGCGGGCGAGCAGGTCAAGAAGGACGTCGACGCCGGCAAGTACAAGATCCAGTACTTCGGTGCCACCTTCATCGACAACATGGCCAAGGGCGAGGGGTCGAAGAACGCGCTGAGCGCGCTCGGCGCCGCGCTGAACGTCAGCCCGGAGGCCTTCCTCCAGTACAAGAACGCGCTCTACTCGAAGGACCTGCACCCCGAGGAGACCGTCGACAGCTTCGCCAAGGACGACTACCTGCTGAAGGTCGCGGACACGGTCCCGGCGCTCAAGGGCAACGCCGAGTTCAAGAAGGCCGTCGAGGGCGGCACCTACGACCGGTGGGCGATGGAGATGTCCAAGGCCTTCGACGCCTCCGGTGTGAAGGGCACGCCCACCCTGAAGATGGACGGCAAGAAGATCGACACTCCGCAGACGGCGGAGGCCTTCACGGCCGCGATCGACAAGGCCCTGCAGGGCAGCTGA
- a CDS encoding alkaline phosphatase D family protein produces the protein MTSHLSPAATAATPRRRTVVLAAAATAALAPLTSLGASAAHAADSAPAFLHGVASGDPLPDGILLWTRVTPTAEAVPGSGLGPAVQVDWEVATDKNFSGVVASGTVTASAATDHTVKVDVRGLQPQTPYWYRFTAGATVSPAGRTRTTPGHDVTTSGVRFGVVSCANWEAGYFSAYRHLAARTDLDAVLHLGDYIYEYQSGGYPEAKYVVRAHEPKHEIVSLADYRTRHGKYKTDADLQALHHAHPVIAIWDDHEFANDSWAGGAENHTAATEGEWAARAAAAKQAYFEWMPVRASIAGTVYRRLRFGTLADLHLLDLRSFRSQQVKVGSGSVDDPERTITGRAQLDWLKSGLAGSSATWKLVGTSVMISPVAFASLPAHLLGPLAKLLGLPEGGIAVNVDQWDGYTDDRKELLGHLKDRGVKNTVFLTGDIHMAWANEVPMNMATYPGSGTAATEFVVTSVTSDNLDDILHVLPDTVSLVAESAVKAANWHVKWLDMDAHGYGVLDVTAERSQMDYYVVSDKRRQDATAAWTRSYRTLNGTQKVERAYQPVR, from the coding sequence GTGACCAGTCATCTCTCTCCTGCTGCGACCGCCGCAACTCCCCGCCGTCGCACGGTCGTTCTCGCTGCCGCGGCCACGGCCGCCCTGGCTCCCCTCACCTCGCTGGGCGCCTCCGCCGCCCATGCCGCCGACAGCGCACCGGCCTTCCTGCACGGCGTTGCCTCCGGCGATCCGCTGCCCGACGGGATCCTGCTGTGGACCCGTGTCACCCCCACCGCCGAGGCCGTGCCCGGCTCCGGCCTCGGCCCGGCCGTCCAGGTCGACTGGGAGGTGGCCACGGACAAGAACTTCTCCGGCGTCGTCGCCTCCGGCACCGTCACCGCGAGCGCCGCCACCGACCACACGGTCAAGGTGGACGTGCGCGGACTGCAGCCGCAGACCCCGTACTGGTACCGGTTCACCGCCGGCGCCACCGTCTCCCCCGCCGGGCGCACCCGGACCACGCCCGGGCACGACGTGACCACCTCCGGGGTCCGCTTCGGCGTGGTGTCCTGTGCCAACTGGGAGGCCGGCTACTTCTCCGCCTACCGGCACCTGGCCGCCCGTACGGACCTCGACGCGGTCCTGCACCTCGGCGACTACATCTACGAGTACCAGTCCGGGGGCTACCCGGAGGCCAAGTACGTCGTCCGCGCGCACGAGCCCAAGCACGAGATCGTCTCGCTCGCCGACTACCGCACCCGGCACGGCAAGTACAAGACGGACGCCGACCTCCAGGCGCTGCACCACGCGCACCCGGTCATCGCCATCTGGGACGACCACGAGTTCGCCAACGACTCCTGGGCGGGCGGCGCCGAGAACCACACGGCGGCCACCGAGGGCGAGTGGGCGGCCCGCGCCGCCGCCGCCAAGCAGGCGTACTTCGAGTGGATGCCCGTCCGCGCCTCCATAGCCGGCACGGTCTACCGGCGGCTGCGCTTCGGCACCCTCGCCGACCTGCACCTGCTCGACCTGCGTTCCTTCCGCTCCCAGCAGGTCAAGGTCGGCAGCGGCTCGGTGGACGACCCGGAGCGCACCATCACCGGCCGCGCCCAGCTGGACTGGCTCAAGTCGGGCCTGGCGGGCTCGAGCGCGACCTGGAAGCTGGTCGGCACCTCGGTGATGATCTCGCCGGTGGCCTTCGCCTCGCTGCCCGCGCACCTGCTGGGGCCGCTGGCCAAGCTGCTCGGTCTGCCCGAGGGCGGCATCGCGGTCAACGTGGACCAGTGGGACGGGTACACCGACGACCGCAAGGAGCTGCTGGGCCACCTCAAGGACCGCGGCGTCAAGAACACGGTGTTCCTGACCGGCGACATCCACATGGCGTGGGCGAACGAGGTCCCCATGAACATGGCCACGTACCCCGGTTCGGGGACGGCGGCGACCGAGTTCGTGGTCACCTCGGTGACCTCGGACAACCTGGACGACATCCTGCACGTGCTGCCGGACACGGTCTCGCTGGTCGCCGAGTCGGCCGTCAAGGCCGCCAACTGGCACGTGAAGTGGCTCGACATGGACGCGCACGGCTACGGCGTGCTCGACGTGACGGCGGAGCGCTCGCAGATGGACTACTACGTGGTGTCCGACAAGCGGCGGCAGGACGCCACCGCCGCGTGGACCCGCTCCTACCGCACGCTGAACGGCACCCAGAAGGTGGAGCGGGCCTATCAGCCGGTTCGCTGA